From Jiangella mangrovi:
TTCGGCGGATTCGGCGGATTCGGCCGGTTCGCCGGGCTCGCGGGCGGGTTTGTCGAGGAGGACGCCGTCGTGGCCGTCGGACTCGGTGAGCCGCACCTTCACGCTCTCGGCCAGGCTGGTCGGGATGTTCTTGCCGACGTGGTCGGCGCGGATGGGCAGCTGGCGGTGGCCGCGGTCGACGAGGACGACCAGCCGGACCGCGCGCGGCCGCCCGATGTCCTCGAGCGCCGTCAGCGCCGCCCGGATGGTGCGCCCCGAGAACAGGACGTCGTCGACCAGCACCACGATGCGGTCGTCGACCCCGCCGGGCGGGATCTCGGTGTGCTCGAGCGCCCGGGCCGGCCGCAGCCGCAGATCGTCGCGGTACATGGTGACGTCGAGTGCCCCGACGGGGACCTCGATGCCCTCGACCGCGGAGATCCGCTGGGCCAGCCGGTGCGCGAGCGGGACGCCGCGCTTCGGGATGCCGAGGAGGACGAGGTCGGTGGCGCCCTTGTTGCGCTCCACCACCTCGTGGGCGATACGCGTCAAGGCCCGGGCGACGTCGTCGCCGTCGAGTACCTCGCGCGCGCCGGTCAGGTCGCGAGACATGCTTCGCAGGACCTCCTTCCCCGCCTCACGGGACGGGACTTAAAGGATGTCGGTCAGTTGCGAGAGTATCAGCGGGGCCTGCGTCGTTCCGGCCCGGCACGCTGTCGGTCCTGTCACACCTCCTCGTGGCTGACCGGTGCGACGACGCGGAGGCCGACGGCCCGGGCGGCGTCCGCCTGCCGGAGGTCGTAGGCGACCAGCTCGACCGCCTCGACCCGGATCGCGACGGCGACATGCAGGGCGTCCAGGCTCCGAAGCTGTTGCCCGGGCAGCAGCCCGGCCTCGACGAAGGTGGCGCGATCGGGCTCGTAGAGGTCGAAGCGTTCCAGCACCTCGGTGACCCGGCCCTGGTCCAGTCCGACTCGCGTGGCGAGCCGGCGCAGCTCGGTCTCGAGCAGCATGCTCGACACCAGCGGCAGCCCTGCGTCCTGGCGGGCATCGAGGTAGTCGGCGAGCGCCCCCGACTCCGGCTCCTCGATCAGCAGCTTCGCCGCGGCGGACGTCTCGACGTAGACGTTCATCGAGCGCTCACCGCTCACCGCTCGCCGCGGAGGTCGTCGAGGAGCTCCCGTACCGGCGTGTCGAGCCGGACCCGTTCGAGTCCGGCCAGGCCGCCGCGGACCCGGGCCTCACGCACCCGCAGACTAGACCGGCGACTGGCCGGCGGCACCAGGATCGCCACGATCTCGCCGTGGTTGCTGATCGCGATGCTCTCGCCCGCCTGCACGTCGCGCAGGACGGCGCTGCTGTTGTTGCGCAGCTCGCGATGCGGGATGGTTCGCGCCATCGGCCCCACCTCCTCGAGGTGTAGCAAACGTAGCACCATCAGCTCTCGTCGTCCTCCTCGTCGTCCTCCTCGGGGTCGTACGCCTCGCGTAGTTCGTCGCGTACCTCGGCCTCGGCCGACGGCTCGGTCTCTCGGCTGTGCGTCTGCATGTCGGCTCCTCCCATGCGGCCGGCTGGTCGGCCACTCACTACCTATGGGTGGTTTCCGGAGCCGGAATGTGACAGCGCGACCGAGATCTCTTCCCGATTGGTTCCCTTGGCACGCCTGACTGCCGGAATGGTTCGATGACGCTGTGAGCATCTCGAGCGGGCAGTTGATCGACCACCTCCGCGCGCTGACCGACCGCGACGTCCCCTCGCGCCGGCTCGCGGCGGACGTGATCACCGACGTGTACGACGCGTTCGACGTGACCGAGGTGCTGGTCGTCTCGTACGTGCTGGTCAGCCTCGCAGCGGTGGAGACCGAGGAGAACTGCCTGGAGGCCCAGCTGAACGCGCTGGGCGCCATGACCGAGCGGCACCTCCTCCCCGAGGCGACGCTGAACCGGCTCGAGTCCATCGGCCGCGACTCACTGCCGCAGCACCTCGCCGAGTACTACGACGGCCTGGTGGAGCAGCGCGACTGGTAGGCACCGCCCCCGCTGCCCGCCTACGACGGAACGGTGTGGGATCGCTGCAGCGACGGTGTGGCATAGGTGTTGCCAGGACGACAGCTATGCCACCCGGTCGGCGCAGCGATCCCACACCGTTGGCGAACAGGGCCCGCGAAATCGGGGTGCGGCCGCCGGGCCGGGGCACCTACGGTGACCACCCATGGAGCTGCGCCTCGAACGACCCGCCGACCACGACGCCGTCCACGACCTGCATCGGCAGGCGTTCGGAGGCGAGCACGGGGAGCTGGTCGCGACCCTCACCCGCGAGCTCCGCGCCCTGCTCGAACCCGAGCGCGGGCTCTCGCTCGTCGCCGTCGAGGGCGACGGCGCCGGGCAACAGATCGTGGGGCACGTGCTCCTGACCCACTCCATCCTCGACGCGCCCGAGCGACTGGTCGACGTGCTGGTGCTGAGCCCGGTCGGGGTGCTGCCGACGCACCAGAAGCAGGGCGCCGGCAGCGCGCTCATCACCCGCGCCCTCGAGCTCGCCGACGAGCAACACGCCCCCGCCGTCTTCCTCGAGGGCTCGCCGACCTACTACCCGCGCCTCGGGTTCGAGCCCGGCGAGCCGCTCGGGTTCCGCAAGCCGTCGCTGCGCATCCCCGACGCCGCGTTCCAGGTCCGGCGTCTCAGCGCCTACGACCCGCGAATGACCGGCACGCTCGTCTACTCGGAGATCTTCTGGCGCCACGACGCCGTCGGCCTCCGCTGACGAGACGTCGACGGCTCACCGCCCGGCGAACTTGCCCCATCCGTGCCACCGGTCGACCTCGATCCAGGCGCTGATGCGCCCGCGGTCGCGCCGTCCGTATTCGTGGCCGGTGTAGTGCCGCGACAGCCGGTCGATGTCGGCCAGGCCCTCGTCGTCGAAGAGGTCGACGACGCGGCCCTGGACGCTGACGTGGGTGTACCAGTCCTCGGCGAGCGCGGTGAGGCTGACCCGCGGGTCGGCCCGCAGGTGCTCGACCCGCTTGCGCGACTCGTCGAGGTTGATGAGGATGCGCCCGTCCTCCCAGAAGTACCAGGTCGCGACGGTGACCGGGCCGCTCGGGCCAATGGTCCCCATGACCGCGGGGTTGGGCTGGGCGAGGAACGCGCTGATGTCGTCAGGAAGCGGGGGCTTCGGCATCCCCCGATCCAACCACAGCCGCCTGCGCCGCCCGCGCCGCCTGGAACGGCAGGCGGTCGAACACGAACCAGCTGTGCGCGATCCTCCCATCGACGACGGTGACGCATTCGGCTCCGGGGGCCTGGGCCACCAGCCGGGTCGCGGAGTCGTACATGACGACGGCTGTCGAGTCGTCGCCGAACGCGCCCAGCAGGGTGAC
This genomic window contains:
- the pyrR gene encoding bifunctional pyr operon transcriptional regulator/uracil phosphoribosyltransferase PyrR, which encodes MSRDLTGAREVLDGDDVARALTRIAHEVVERNKGATDLVLLGIPKRGVPLAHRLAQRISAVEGIEVPVGALDVTMYRDDLRLRPARALEHTEIPPGGVDDRIVVLVDDVLFSGRTIRAALTALEDIGRPRAVRLVVLVDRGHRQLPIRADHVGKNIPTSLAESVKVRLTESDGHDGVLLDKPAREPGEPAESAESAESAEAAGSEVAP
- a CDS encoding type II toxin-antitoxin system VapC family toxin, with protein sequence MNVYVETSAAAKLLIEEPESGALADYLDARQDAGLPLVSSMLLETELRRLATRVGLDQGRVTEVLERFDLYEPDRATFVEAGLLPGQQLRSLDALHVAVAIRVEAVELVAYDLRQADAARAVGLRVVAPVSHEEV
- a CDS encoding type II toxin-antitoxin system Phd/YefM family antitoxin, giving the protein MARTIPHRELRNNSSAVLRDVQAGESIAISNHGEIVAILVPPASRRSSLRVREARVRGGLAGLERVRLDTPVRELLDDLRGER
- a CDS encoding GNAT family N-acetyltransferase, translated to MELRLERPADHDAVHDLHRQAFGGEHGELVATLTRELRALLEPERGLSLVAVEGDGAGQQIVGHVLLTHSILDAPERLVDVLVLSPVGVLPTHQKQGAGSALITRALELADEQHAPAVFLEGSPTYYPRLGFEPGEPLGFRKPSLRIPDAAFQVRRLSAYDPRMTGTLVYSEIFWRHDAVGLR
- a CDS encoding pyridoxamine 5'-phosphate oxidase family protein — protein: MPKPPLPDDISAFLAQPNPAVMGTIGPSGPVTVATWYFWEDGRILINLDESRKRVEHLRADPRVSLTALAEDWYTHVSVQGRVVDLFDDEGLADIDRLSRHYTGHEYGRRDRGRISAWIEVDRWHGWGKFAGR
- a CDS encoding nuclear transport factor 2 family protein; the encoded protein is MSSAALDVALAYHRAWAGGDLDAALEYIAVDVVCEAPPGRLEGVDAYRAFMEPYVSQLLGVTLLGAFGDDSTAVVMYDSATRLVAQAPGAECVTVVDGRIAHSWFVFDRLPFQAARAAQAAVVGSGDAEAPAS